One genomic region from Zonotrichia leucophrys gambelii isolate GWCS_2022_RI chromosome 26, RI_Zleu_2.0, whole genome shotgun sequence encodes:
- the PPP1R15B gene encoding protein phosphatase 1 regulatory subunit 15B, with protein sequence MEHSGRERAGPGLGWARLGLAGAWPKLAAPSAAPAGGSSQASPPFSWLRVVSQLLSPLPALLQRLLPGAALSSALCPAKAPPPLVLLPKADTGLDWTEEKLPEKRPEPPAGLWGAGLGRNSLGALPMDWYVLGLEQGKSHLPQPLRAEGLPEVEFLRSKRLAFLQRWHLPVPDPDHGYHSLEEEQQQQNRGVCLEIGEQRGNNGDLEQPEDAGIQPGGVPEEQEGLRGAAEEGEALAEEEREDSETEQDFPISTRPVCANKLIDYIIGGVSSGEESEGEEDWDDGDDDDDDEDDDDGFDSEELPSDSDAGSQDGERLHLWNSFYSLDPYNPQNFTATIQTSSSEPGKGMSDMEEEEEEEEGSWAESSEGSPSSDEDEWDCESVDEAESLKLWNSFCSSDDPYNPLNFTAAFQPAEKKGTPALPGAERASCAPSEHSGVCRARLQKHNGGSAELGQSSEKTASSKRKKVTFQEEVTEYYISSEEDRRGPWEELARDGCRFQRRIQETEQAIAFCLSPQHRLRVLQRLQQPQSHRTDPF encoded by the exons ATGGAGCACAGCGGACGCGAACGCGCCGGCCCCGGCTTGGGATGGGCCCGACTGGGCCTGGCCGGGGCCTGGCCGAAGCTGGCGGCGCCCAGCGCGGCGCCCGCCGGCGGCTCGTCCCAGGCGAGCCCGCCCTTCTCGTGGCTGCGCGTGGTGTCGCAGCTGCTGTCGCCGCTACCCGCCCTCCTGCAGCGGCTGCTGCCCGGCGCCGCGCTCAGCTCCGCGCTGTGCCCCGCCAAGGCACCGCCGccgctggtgctgctgcccaaggCGGACACCGGACTGGACTGGACCGAGGAGAAACTCCCGGAGAAGCGGCCGGAGCCGCCggcggggctgtggggagcagggctggggaggaacaGCCTGGGAGCCCTTCCCATGGATTGGTACgtgctgggcttggagcagggCAAGAGCCACCTGCCGCAGCCGCTGCGAGCCGAGGGCTTGCCCGAGGTTGAATTCCTGCGCAGCAAGCGCCTGGCGTTCCTCCAGCGCTGGCATCTGCCCGTGCCCGACCCCGACCACGGCTACcacagcctggaggaggagcagcagcagcagaacaggggTGTCTGCCTGGAAATCGGGGAGCAGCGCGGTAATAACGGGGATTTAGAGCAGCCTGAGGATGCGGGGATTCAGCCCGGAGGGGTCCccgaggagcaggaggggctccggggtgCGGCTGAGGAGGGGGAAGCCTTGGCTGAAGAGGAACGTGAGGACTCGGAAACAGAGCAAGACTTCCCAATATCCACCAGACCTGTCTGTGCGAATAAATTAATCGATTATATCATCGGGGGAGTATCCAGCGGCGAGGAGAGTGAGGGTGAGGAAGACTgggatgatggtgatgatgatgatgatgatgaagatgatgatgacgGGTTTGACAGCGAAGAGCTGCCCTCCGACTCAGACGCCGGCAGCCAGGACGGGGAGAGGCTTCATCTGTGGAACTCCTTTTACAGCTTGGATCCCTACAACCCTCAGAACTTCACGGCCACCATCCAAACGTCTTCCAGCGAGCCGGGAAAGGGAATGTCGgacatggaggaggaggaggaggaggaggaaggctcaTGGGCAGAGTCCTCTGAGGGCTCGCCTAGTTCCGATGAGGACGAGTGGGACTGCGAGAGCGTGGATGAGGCGGAGAGCTTGAAACTTTGGAACTCGTTCTGTAGCTCGGACGATCCCTATAACCCTTTAAACTTCACGGCGGCTTTTCAGCCCGCGGAGAAAAAAGGGACGCCGGCTTTGCCAGGGGCGGAGAGGGCGAGCTGTGCCCCCTCGGAGCATTCCGGCGTGTGCAGGGCACGGCTGCAAAAACACAACGGCGGCAGCGCCGAGCTGGGCCAGAGCAGCGAGAAAACTGCCAGCTCCAAGCGGAAAAAG GTGACATTCCAGGAGGAGGTGACAGAATATTACATCAGCAGCGAGGAGGATCGCCGGGGGCCCTGGGAGGAGCTGGCGCGGGACGGCTGCCGCTTCCAGAGGCGCATCCAGGAGACCGAGCAGGCCATTGCCTTCTGCCTGAGCCCCCAGCACCGGCTCCGCGTGCTGCAgaggctccagcagccccaatCCCACAGGACTGACCCCTTCTAG